TTCACCATCTCGAAGCTCGACTAATTGAGATTTGAGCGAGGCCTTGATCACAGCATGCGCTGGATCGTGAGCCAAATTCTTCCATTCAAAGGGATCGTTAACGTGGTGGTAAAGTTCCTCCTCACCCGTGGAGGCCAATGAATAACGCCAATCCTTACTGCGCACTGAAAAGTGCGGATATAGCGAGCCTTCGTAAACCTGATGGAGCATGTGGTTTTTACCCGGAATCGTTGTGATCGCCACATCGGGCCCACTCCAAGAACCGTTTTCCGGATTCTTGAGAAAGGGCATCAAACTGTGTCCCTCTAATTCGTATCCGTTGCCGTATGCATTGGGATGAGCGTTGAGACTGAGCAACTCATTGAAAGTGGGATAGATATCAATCAAGGATACAGGACGATCACACTCCACCCCTTGCGCCATTCCCGGAACACCCGCGACCACCAAAGGAATACGCGTTCCCGGCTCCCACAGACTTCCTTTGTATAAAAAGTTTTTTTCACCCACATGAAACCCATGATCACTGGTGAAGAATACGATTGTGTTATCACGATGCGGACTCGCTTCAATCGCGTCCAGAATCGTTCCGACCTGATCATCCACGAAGGACACACAGGCCATGTAAGCCTGCAGCCATTTTCGAAACAGATCTTTATCTTCATGACGGAACAGCATCTTGTACCTGCGAAACCCATATAGTTCTTCATTCCCCAAGGCAGAGGAAACATCATCCAAATCATTTGGATCCACCTTTGGTAGTTCGATCGAGTCTAATGGAAAACGATCAAAATAGTCGTCCGGCGCGTAAAGAGGCGTGTGCGTACGAATCAACCCAGTAAACAAAGCGAATGGTTTATCATGCTCACGACTTATAACTTCAGCCGACCATTGCGCACCTAGTTCGTCTGCCATGAGATCGCGATCATCCGGCCCGTTGTATTTGTAGGGTTTACCAAACAATCGCCACCCGATGTAACCAGGAATGTTTTTGGGCGGATCGGCTTCCCATACGGGTGTTTGGGAAAGCGGGCCAAACACATGTTCCCACTGGTAATCCATATCTGAATCCGGACCTTCGTATAGATACATCTGTTGCGGATGCGCCAAACGAAAGTTGGTGGATTGCCCATCCCACGGCCAGGGACCGACATCACCATAGTGCCCAAATTCATCAAACAAGCCATTCTGACCACCATGATAAATCTTTCCCGTACCATAAACCGAGTATCCGCCGTCACGTAGGTTGTCGTGCAAAGATACCGATTCCTTGTAGATACCATTCTGTCTCCACTCCTCAAACCAATATAGACTCGTTGTTTGAGGATAGAGTCCAAATAACATGCTGGCTCGCGAGGGAGCACAAAGCGGATCGTTTGTATGGGCGTTGGTAAAGGCAACACCCTGAGCCTTCAGTCGATCGATATTCGGCGTTGGAACCAGAGGTTTCCCGTCCGGTTGCAACGGCATGTCGTTCAAATCATCAACGATGATGAAGACGACGTTGGGTTTCTCTGTCCCAAATGCTATGCTAGTACAAAGTGTTAAAAGAATCAGAAGAAATCTATACATATTTGATCAATCAATAGTCCAAGAATGAAGGGTCTACTAAAACCCAGGCTTTGTAGCAGAAAGCAAACCAGATAGAAAAACTCTACCAACCATCAACCAGTCAATTATTTCTTATTCTTTTGAATTCCACTCCAGTCGACCACCGCATTCACCCATTGATACTCAGGTTGATAAATGAGTGAGTGACCACGCCCAGTGCGAAGGACCTTCACTTTAGATTCGGTCAACTCTTTGGATTTTCTGAAGAAGTGCTTGGGGTTGATGTTGTTCTGGTCCGAGGAATCATGAACAGAAAGCACACGCCCCGTAACCACCATTTTGGGATCATCTTTGAGGCGGTAAAAGAAACCTGCTAATACAACGTAGTTTATATAAGGGTCCTTTTGCTTGTTCGAGATGTAGCAGGCCATGATTCCTCCCTTACTCGCACCCACGACAGTAATATTCGAGGAAGGAACTCCGGCCTTTTTTAATTGATCTACATAAAACGAAACCAGCCCCGCATAACCACTTTCGGTAGTGCCCTTTCTGCGGATCTCGCTGATCACCCAGAAGCCTTTGCTTTCGAGCACATCAACAATTTCCAAGTAGTCGTAAGTCCCTAGATCAGGATGGTGAGGACGGCCATCGGAACCTTCTACAATCGCACCATGCAAGTAGAACAAGTAGTGACGATCTGGATCAATCTCATCCGGAAGGGATTTGGTAATTTCAGCATTCAGCTGCAATCCGACAAAAAGGAAAATCGACGCAATTAAGGAGAAGAAGGGTTTCATAGTATAGATGTAAGGTAGATCATTGAAATACCACCAGTACCCTTGAATAGGTGAACCAGCCAGTATTGCCTGATTATGTAGACAGCCATTAAGCAGGAGGAAACCAGTCGAAGCAAGGGGACATTTTGTTCATTACTTCATTGCACCTAAACTGCCCAAGCAACTCACACTTTACGGAGAAAACGAAACGTCAGTTAAGGTCTCCCAATTGGAAAAGACTGCCATCGGTACACTACACTTAATATCGAACCTATCTGCCTTGCCGCCTCAACGCTCCTTGAACTGCTGGTTCCTCAGTTAGTCGCGCGGTAATTTCATTTTTAGTTAATTGACCATCCTGATCGGTTTCCTTATCCCACTTATCAAAGTATTCGTTGACCAGTGAACCAGGATTACTGGCTTCTTTCCGAGTAATGATATCATCGCCATTCTTATCGAATCTGGAAAATATCTGCGGCACGATCTGAGGTCCCCAGGCACGCCCACCGGTTTGTCGCGCGGTCTTCCTTTGACCTTGCCCAGAAACTCGTTGCTGCCCCTGACCTTGCTGCCGTCCTTGGATGAAGTCGTAATCTTTTCGTGTAAGCTCATCATCTGGTGCTCGAGATGCTTTCCTCAAAAAATCGACGACAAAGAGCTGATGCTTCTTAGCCACTTCCGAAATAGTCATGACTCCATCTCCGTTTACGTCGAATAGCTTCCACAATTTTTCAGAATCATTGGATGGCGTGCGAATTTGTTTGGGTGAAAAAGGTTTTTCGGTTTTCGCGATCGCCCGAGCAATTTTGATCTGCGACTCGGTAATCGGCTTTGTCGGCGTTGGAACTCTTCCAGCTCCAGACCCCATCATCAGATTGTTGTTCTTTTCAAAAACGGTATGAGGCAGTCCTAAGGCATGCCCGAGTTCATGTGCGAGCACGGCCGGCGTTTGAATCCCTTTGGGGCCTTTCTTGGCATAAAAAACTATTCCCTGTTGTTGCGGGATGAATACACCCCCCATACTTTTTTCATAGTCCTCCGCGATCACCGCATTGAAGCCCCCCTTGAGCAGATGCTTCTTAGGCACATTGGAAGCAAGGGCGTTTGCCAATCGTCCGCGCGGGTTTTTGATCGCTTGCGTGAAGGCTTTTGGTTTCGCCACTGTCACATCCACGATCGATTCAATCTCCCAAACGATTTTTGCCTGATCCCAGGTTTGGTTCACAATCGTAAATTGCTCCCGAATCTCCTCATCCGACATGGAGCAATTCAGCCGCTCATCAGCATCCGACTGCAGGCGCAGCACACGGATGGGTAAAGTTATCGTATCCAAAGCAACTTGATCAACCGACCAAAGCATCGAGAAGCTAGTTAGAAAAAAGACCAACGGAGTTATGGGGTATTTCATTTCGGATATCGGATTTCTCTCAAGTCAATATGTGGGGATAATACGAGGCAACTGAATAGATCTAAGCTTAATCTGCATCTTGAAGCCTCCGAGGTTTTTGATCGTGTAACAGACCCTCATTTCCTAAGATGTGTTTATGATTAAGGAAAAAGTGTCACTCTATCAACCCGACCAGGAAGGTCGCATTTTTCCAGTGGAGCCTGAGTTCTACAATTTTGATGACCATCGCCGCCACCTCAAGGAACACTTGGCAGCCGCCTGTCGGTTCTTCCATAAATGCAGATTTGATTTTGGCTTTGCCGGACATTTAACAATTCGTGATCCGGAGCGCCCGGAGCTTTATTGGACAAATCCCATGGCCGTTCCCTTCTCGAAAGTCTGTGTTTCGAACCTCATTCTGGTCGACCACTCAGGCAAAGTAATCGAAGGCGACTATGCGGTAAATCAGGCTGGCTTCGTCCTTCACGGAGCGGTTCATGAAGATCATCCCGAGATAATAGCCATGTGCCATGCACACACAATTTACGGTACGGCTTGGGCTGCTACCAGACGCCACCTCGATCCTATTAGCCAGGACGCAGCTGCTTTTTACGAAGACCATGTAGTCATTACCGACGAAGGTGGAAAGGTCGCCGTCGAAGCAAAAGCAGGTTACGAAGTTTCTGCAGCCTTCGGAAATAATAAGGCCGCCATTCATCAAAATCACGGACTCCTGACCGCCAGTCGTCACAGCATCGATTCAGCTGCCTTCTGGTTCTCGGCCCTCGAACGATGCTGCCAACAGCAACTGCTGATCGAGGCATCCGGTATAAGACCCAAAATGGTCCCTCACGAAAAAGCACAATACTCGCACGAGCACATAGGCAGCGAGTATATCGGCTGGCTTCATTTTCAGACGATATTTGACGAGGTTTCAACAACCCAACCTGATCTATTCGACTAAGATCATTCCTTTAGCTTATTGGATTTTTGCTTGCTTTTGTCTTCGTACATCGAACCAACCCAAAGCAACGCGATGCCAACAAAGAAAATCCCCAATCCAGCAAGAAAAATCCCAATGGGAATAAGATTTTCCATAGTTTACCTCCACACTAATATTTTTTCCTTTATCAACAAAGAAGTGTACCGAAATTTTGTCACAAGTCGAATCTAGCATGCATTTTGCATTGGTTGGATACGCCTTGAGCGTTGGTATGCATCCCTCGCCTACGGGCGGATCCTCGTTAACCAACCTACAATACTTACAAACATGTATCAAAAGCTCTTATTTTACCTTTGTATCGCTTCATTGATTTCTGCTTGCGCAACTACTAGCTCAACTCCGGATCCGTTTGTTGGCGTCTGGGATTATGAGTTGCATTACTTACCACAAGGAGAGCCACTTGGTATCATGACCATCAGCAAAACAGCAAATGGCTATTCCGTAACAATGAACGATAACATTCTCAAAGATGTGGCTTTTGAAGGCGATGCACTGGTAAGTGGTAACTTTACAGCAAGCGGATACTATGTGGACGTAAAGGGAAGCTTTGAGGGTAACAACTTCGAAGGCATGATTGACGCCGAGGGCAACACCTTCCGCATGACAGCCCTCAAACAAGAGTAGACAAGTTTAGCCCCTTTGCTATATTTATCCAATACCCCGAAATATATGAACAAAAGACTTCTTCTTCCTATTCTCTTGTCGGCTCTTACTGCCTGTCTACTACCGGCAGCCAAGCAGCCTAACATTCTATTTATATTCGCAGACGATCAGAGCTCGCGAACGATTAGTAGTTATCCAGAATCCTACGAGTGGTCGCATACCCCCAACATCGACCGCCTGGCGGAAACCGGCATTCGCTTTGAGCATGCTTACATGAGTTCGTGGTGCATGCCAGCCCGAGCCATGATGCTCACCGGATTGCAGCAGCACGATATACCAAGCCTTCACATGGAAGGACCCTATCCCGGTGCGGCCTACGACCCCGACGAGATGCAGTTTTGGCCCAAGCATTTAAAAGAAAACGGCTACACGACCGGTCATGTTGGCAAATGGCACACAGCGAACGACACTGCCTATGGCCGCGCCTGGGACTACCAATATGCCTGGGTCCGGCCCGTCCCCACTCCAGGAAATTCACGCGAGTATTACGTAGACCAAACCATCATTGAGAACGGTAAAAAAATTGGTCCAGTCGATGCTTACGCGACCGACAACTATACCGATCGCGCCATTGAGTTCATCAAAGGTGACCATCGAGACGATGATAAACCCTGGTATCTATGGCTTTGCTATACCGCGGTTCATGGACCCTTTACTCCGGCTGATCGACATTTGGAAGAATACGACGGTGTCGACATCCCAGAACCCGCCGACCTCTACCCACCACGTCCCGGAAAACCTGAATATTCCGGAACAACCAGCCGATACAAAGCCGACGATAAAGGAATCGCTCGTTTGTATTCAAACGGAAGATACGGCGAGTCTCTCTACGATGGAACTAGGCAATACCACCAGGCAGTCATTGGAATCGATGAGAACGTAGGCCGTCTCATTCGCACCCTAAAATCCACCGGACAACTGGAGAACACCCTGGTCGTCTATACAGCCGATCAAGGATTTGCCTGGGGACAACATGGCTTTCGCCACAAACTAGCTCCCTATGCCGCCAATATCCGTGTTCCCTTTATCGTATCGATGCCAGGAACGGTCACCGAGGGTGAAGTCTGCACCTCACCTGTCGGAGGCATAGACCTCATTCCTACCTTCTACAAATTTGCTGGCATTGATCTGCCCTGGAACATGCACGGCCGTGATCTTACCCCACTATTTAGACGACCAAATCGAAAATGGGATCACCCACTATTCCTGACATACACAGCGCGTTCATATCGTCCAGATACTCATACTATTCAAAAGAAAGAGGAACTTCCTGGCCAGGTTCCCTGGTATGGATTTGTGATAAAAGATCGCCTCAAGTACATCCAAACGTTCATCGAAGGAGAAATCCCGGAACTCTACCATATCGACAACGATCCGCACGAACTGCACAATCTGGCGCTGATGCCACAGTATCGTACTCAGGTCAAAAAACACCAGAAGCTGTTGGTTTCGGAACTTAAACGAACCAATGCACAATTTGTAGATTCGCTACCTACGGTGAAAGGGTTTTAGTTCATCAGGAGCAATTCCCAATCAAACTAATCGTGCGGATGCGGCATCCAATCGGTATAGATACCCTGAGCATTTCGCCCGGCCTCAATTTTGTCCCAAGGAATCACCCCCACTCGTTTTGCCCAAGTGTGGTATTTATCCAGTAACTCTTTGTGGAGCTCAGGTTGATCCGCCGATAGATCATTTAATTCCGTTCGGTCGACCTCCATGTCATAGAGCTCCCAACTCTCACGATCCCAGCGCTTAACCAGTTTCCATTTACCATCACGGTAAGCACAGTTTCCTTCGTGCTCCCAGGCTAAGGGCGGGCGATCAGATATCTGAGAGTCAAAGGTCGTACGAAGACTACTTCCCTCCTGAGGCTGAATGGACAATCCATCCCTTTCCTTCGGCCATTCAGCACCACTCACATCTACAATTGTAGCCATGATGTCCATCAACTGGCCGGTCTGGTGCCGCAGCTCCCCACGACTTTCAAATCCTTTGGGCCAATGAGCGACCAATGGAGTCGCAATCCCTCCCTCGTGCACAAAATGTTTATACTCACGGAATGGAGTATTTGAAAGGTTCGCCCAGGCCACGCCATAGCTTTGAAAATTGGTTTCATCTCCAGGCATTACTTGAGGATCATTCCCATGCTGCATCACTCTTCCATCGCGTGTATGCGCCCGACACGAAAGAGGTTTAGCCCTCCCCTCACCTGAAGGTTTTTCGTAAGGAAAGAACGTATCAAATATCTCCTCTGCACAGGCACCGTTGTCAGATAGAAACAGAATCAGGGTGTTCTCGAGTTCTCCCTGTTCTTCCAAGGCATCCAGCATTCTTCCAATCCCTTGATCCATAGAATCAACCTGAGCCGCATACACTTCCATCCGGCGCTCCTGCCACGCTTTATCCTTAGTATCTCCCCAATCCGGTTGAGTTGAATCTCTCTTGGTCAATTCAGTATCCGGTTTCACGATACCTATGTCCTCCATGCGTTTTAAACGCTGCTCACGCAATACGTCCCAGCCTTCGCTGAACCGGCCTTTGTATTTTTCAATATCTTCCTTCTTTGCATGCAGAGGCCAATGCGGAGCCGTGTAAGCTGTATATAAAAAGAAAGGTTTATCCGAATCGTTTTCCTTGTGCTCACGGATAAATTGGCATGCATGATCCGAGACATCGTCCGTAAAGTAGTAGTCGCTGTCTTGAGGTGGATCGATATTTTTGCGATCTTGAGTCAATGTTGGCGGATCGTAGTAACTGGCAGCTCCACCCGTAATTCCGTAAAAGCGATCAAAGCCACGTTCACAGGGCCAGTTGGATCCGTCACCGTGTTCCTCCAACAATTGCTTACAAACATGCCACTTGCCCGAAAGGTAGGTATTGTATCCACCTTGCTTCAACACCTCGGCAATAGTCACACACTGTTTAGATAGGTCACCCCGATAGCCATCGAGATCATCGTCAAAATGAGCCATGTGGCCGATGTCTACCTGATGGGGGTTCATTCCGGTCAGCAAACTGGCGCGAGTCGGGCAACAACGAGCCGTATTATAAAACTGTGTGTAGCGAAGCCCTTGTGCCGCTAATCGATCGAGGTTCGGGGTATCCATTTCGCCGCCATAACAGCCAATGTCAGAATAGCCCATATCATCGGCTAGAATGAGGATTATGTTAGGTTTCTTCATGGTATAGATATATAACAGCCTACGACCGAGCGAGTAGACCGGTCTTGAGGTAATGAGATTTACGTTCCCATTTAATAGGAATCTTGCTTCCGCGCTGGAGCGCGTCTGTGTCGAACTCGATCCCCAGTCCTGGTCCAGAAGGAGGAGCCATCAACCCATCATCATCCAGGTTAAAAATCTCTTTGTTCTTCACATAAAACAGCCAGGGGTTCTCACCAAGCTCCTGAGCCGCAGCATCGTTGTAGTGAATTCCATCGGCACATTCCAACAGAAAGCCACTTCGACTTGTAACCATAGTCTGGTAAATCCCCATGAAAGCGATGGCCGACAATGGACAGTGTGGAGCAACCGCTAATCCAGCTGATTCTGCGATGGCCGCAATTCGTTTCAAATTCGTCAGCCCACCTACATGGACCATATCAGGCTGAAAAATATCTACCCCCCGATTGGCCGCCAAGCGGAAGAAGTCCGGAGCCCCAAACATGCGTTCCCCCGTGGCGATGGAAATACCTCCTGCTGCCTGACGGATAAACGGCAGCTCATGTTCGTAAGCAGGCTCTACTGGTTCTTCGACGAACAACGGATTGTAGGGACGGATGGCATCGATAAATTTGCGAGCAGTTGCCGGCTTCAACCGACCATGACCATCGTAGGCGACTGAAACATTTGAAGGCAGTGATTCGTGCAGCGCCTTGGCAACCGTAGTGGCATGCTGAATACCACCATGCACATCAATCGGCCCCATCACGGGACATGCATTTAGCTTCAACGCGCAGACATTGCTTTCTTTGATTACGTTCAACGCCATCTCTACGGCGGTATCGGGATTCGGAACATCTCCACCCACCCAGCGATAGTAAGGCAGACCGTTCGGGTGAAGCAGCCCTCCAAATAATTGGTTAATCGGAACTCCCAAGTTCTTACCGAGGATATCCCATAGAGCCGTCTCGATTCCAGCTGCCATACTGCGTTGAACAGGGCTATTACTGTAAAAATCGTGACTCAAAAAGTCCTGCACCACAGAAATCCGATTGGCATCTTTCCCGATAAAAAAGGACGCCATATCGCGGGCACAGGCCATCTGTGTTTCCACATGACTCTCCAAGGTTATATCGCCGTAGCTTTCTCCTTCATCCGTTATGACTCGAACCACGGCAAACCGCGGAGGAAGCGTAAAGGCTTCAATGGCTTTGATGAGATTAGGCTTAAGCTTATCACTTGGAATACTCATGAGACTTTGGGCTATAAGGTATGTCTAAATTTTTGGGCTGTTCGCCTTAAATCATGCTAATTGGCTAAAGAATCGTTCCATTCGATCGAGGCCTTTCACAATCTGTTCCATGCTCGTCGCATAACTGATCCGAACGTAATCGTCTGCTCCGAAAGCCAGTCCAGGAACCGCAGCTACATTTTCCTCCTCAAGCAGCCGCTCGCAGAATTCAGAAGACTTGAGTCCAGTACCGGAAATATTGGGGAAAAGATAGAATGCCCCCTGACTCTTATAACAGGTTATTCCCGCCATAGCAGTAAGCCTGTCGTGTGCATAGGCCCGTCGTTCGGCAAATGCTTTCATCCAGCCTTGCAGATGATCCATGGGTTCATTTAACGCGACTACCCCGCCCTTTTGCGCAAAGGAGGTGGGATTGCTCGTGCTGTGGCTTTGCAGAGCTGAGATTTTCTTAGCGATCGCCTCGGGCGCAGCAATAAAACCCAATCGCCAACCCGTCATACTCCACGCCTTGGCCAAGCCGTGAACAATGATCGTGTTCTCCTGGTGCTCCGGTGAAAAGGAAGCCACGCTCTTGTGGACTGCACCGTCATAAAGCAGGTGCTCGTAGATCTCATCGCTCATGATGAGGACATTTTTCTCCACGGAAATATCGCCAAGAGCTTTAATCTCATCAGGCGTATAAACGGCCCCGGTAGGATTGCTTGGAGAATTGAGAATAAACAATCGGGTTTTATCTGTGATAGCATCCCGCAATTGATCGGGTGTAACTTTAAAGTCCGTCTCGTCACCCGCCTCAATGACCACCGGAGTAGCTCCAGCAATCTTCACAATCTCCGGATAGCTCAACCAGTAAGGAGCAGGCACGATCACTTCGTCCCCTTCCTCACACAACACCATCATTACGTTAAAGACAGAATGCTTACCGCCACAGTTCACCACGATCTGACTAGCCTTATAATCTAGATCATTTTCTCGTTTGAACTTGTCGGCAATCGCCTGCCGCAATTCGGGTATGCCGGCTGCTGCTGTGTACTTAGTAAACCCGTCATCAAGCGCCTGCTTGGCGGCTTCCTTAATAAAGTCGGGCGTATCGAAATCGGGCTGCCCAGTTCCAAAGCCAACGACATCAATGCCTTCGGCTTTCATTTCCTTGGCTTTGGCATCTATCGCCAGCGTGACGGAAGGAGCAATCGACTCAGAGCGTTGTGAAAAATGTGGTTTCATAATTATTATTCTATTTAGTAACTAAATACCTCCAAAAGAAACGTGTTTGGTTTCCAGATAAGCTTCAACACCTTCTGATCCTAATTCGCGACCCCAACCACTTTGCTTAAATCCTCCAAAAGGACAATTGCTGGTTGCGGGAACCGATTCATTGATACCGATGGTTCCGGCTTCAAGCTGCTCGGCCAATCTCATGCTTCGATTCAAGTCATTGGTGAAAGCATAGGCGGCCAGACCATATTCCGTGTCGTTTGCCTTCTTGATCACTTCCTCTTCCGTATCGAAAGACAATACCGGTGCAACGGGTGCAAAAATTTCCTCTGACATACAGCGCGCTTCGACAGGAATATCAGACAGGACTGCGGGCGTCATAAACACCCCTTGGCCATCGACCACCTCGCCACCACAAAGCAGCTGGGCTCCTTTCTCAACCGCATCCTGGATAAACTCCAACGCTCCTGACCTGCCTGCCTCATCGATCAAGGGTCCGATTTCCACGCCTTCCTCTAAACCGTAACCGACCTTTAAGGATTTTGTGCCAGCAACAAATTTTTCGACGAAGGCATCAAAAATCGATCGTTGGACGTAAATGCGATTGGATCCGATGCAAGATTGGCCGGTGTTGCGAAACTTTGTGATCAAGGCTCCTTCAACCGCTTTGTCCAGATCGGCATCCTCAAACACGATCAAAGGCGCATTGCCTCCCAGCTCTAATGACAACTTAGTACATGTGGTGGAAGCACCTTGGATCAGCTTTTTACCCACCTCAGTAGAGCCTGTGAAAGAGATTTTTCGACAAAGTGGATTCTCCAACATTTCACCGGCAATCTCAGACGCCTTCCCGGCTACTAACTGAAAAACACCTTTAGGAAATCCAGCCGCTTCGATGCACTCTGCTAATTTAACTGCGCAGATGGGCGTAACAGAGGCAGGTTTCAAAATCACAGGACAACCCACCGCAAGCGCCGCAGCTACCTTGCGAAGGGATAGCACCAGAGGAAAATTCCAGGGCGCAATGGCACCGACTACGCCTATTGGTTGTTTGAGTATCATGTGTCTTCTCCCAGGAGCCTGGTGAGGCACGTTCCTCCCATAGCTTCTTCTAGCTTCTTCAGCAAACCAGCGGATATGGTCGATCGCCATACCAACCTCGCCTTTACTCTGCGGGAGCGGCTTGCCGTTCTCCAGAGTGATATCATGGGCGATCTCATCCGCTCGACGACTCAGCTCTTCCGCCAATTTCAGAAGGAGATCTCCGCGCGACATTCCTGTGGTCGCAGCCCATTCCAATCGGACGGCTTCCG
This genomic stretch from Opitutia bacterium ISCC 52 harbors:
- a CDS encoding NAD-dependent succinate-semialdehyde dehydrogenase, which gives rise to MDTYGLFLNGEWIESDEKLTVRDKGNGTVIAEVSTVDRAGVRKAIEDAEAVRLEWAATTGMSRGDLLLKLAEELSRRADEIAHDITLENGKPLPQSKGEVGMAIDHIRWFAEEARRSYGRNVPHQAPGRRHMILKQPIGVVGAIAPWNFPLVLSLRKVAAALAVGCPVILKPASVTPICAVKLAECIEAAGFPKGVFQLVAGKASEIAGEMLENPLCRKISFTGSTEVGKKLIQGASTTCTKLSLELGGNAPLIVFEDADLDKAVEGALITKFRNTGQSCIGSNRIYVQRSIFDAFVEKFVAGTKSLKVGYGLEEGVEIGPLIDEAGRSGALEFIQDAVEKGAQLLCGGEVVDGQGVFMTPAVLSDIPVEARCMSEEIFAPVAPVLSFDTEEEVIKKANDTEYGLAAYAFTNDLNRSMRLAEQLEAGTIGINESVPATSNCPFGGFKQSGWGRELGSEGVEAYLETKHVSFGGI
- a CDS encoding sulfatase-like hydrolase/transferase, yielding MNKRLLLPILLSALTACLLPAAKQPNILFIFADDQSSRTISSYPESYEWSHTPNIDRLAETGIRFEHAYMSSWCMPARAMMLTGLQQHDIPSLHMEGPYPGAAYDPDEMQFWPKHLKENGYTTGHVGKWHTANDTAYGRAWDYQYAWVRPVPTPGNSREYYVDQTIIENGKKIGPVDAYATDNYTDRAIEFIKGDHRDDDKPWYLWLCYTAVHGPFTPADRHLEEYDGVDIPEPADLYPPRPGKPEYSGTTSRYKADDKGIARLYSNGRYGESLYDGTRQYHQAVIGIDENVGRLIRTLKSTGQLENTLVVYTADQGFAWGQHGFRHKLAPYAANIRVPFIVSMPGTVTEGEVCTSPVGGIDLIPTFYKFAGIDLPWNMHGRDLTPLFRRPNRKWDHPLFLTYTARSYRPDTHTIQKKEELPGQVPWYGFVIKDRLKYIQTFIEGEIPELYHIDNDPHELHNLALMPQYRTQVKKHQKLLVSELKRTNAQFVDSLPTVKGF
- a CDS encoding pyridoxal phosphate-dependent aminotransferase; translation: MKPHFSQRSESIAPSVTLAIDAKAKEMKAEGIDVVGFGTGQPDFDTPDFIKEAAKQALDDGFTKYTAAAGIPELRQAIADKFKRENDLDYKASQIVVNCGGKHSVFNVMMVLCEEGDEVIVPAPYWLSYPEIVKIAGATPVVIEAGDETDFKVTPDQLRDAITDKTRLFILNSPSNPTGAVYTPDEIKALGDISVEKNVLIMSDEIYEHLLYDGAVHKSVASFSPEHQENTIIVHGLAKAWSMTGWRLGFIAAPEAIAKKISALQSHSTSNPTSFAQKGGVVALNEPMDHLQGWMKAFAERRAYAHDRLTAMAGITCYKSQGAFYLFPNISGTGLKSSEFCERLLEEENVAAVPGLAFGADDYVRISYATSMEQIVKGLDRMERFFSQLA
- a CDS encoding class II aldolase/adducin family protein, which gives rise to MIKEKVSLYQPDQEGRIFPVEPEFYNFDDHRRHLKEHLAAACRFFHKCRFDFGFAGHLTIRDPERPELYWTNPMAVPFSKVCVSNLILVDHSGKVIEGDYAVNQAGFVLHGAVHEDHPEIIAMCHAHTIYGTAWAATRRHLDPISQDAAAFYEDHVVITDEGGKVAVEAKAGYEVSAAFGNNKAAIHQNHGLLTASRHSIDSAAFWFSALERCCQQQLLIEASGIRPKMVPHEKAQYSHEHIGSEYIGWLHFQTIFDEVSTTQPDLFD
- a CDS encoding arylsulfatase, with the protein product MKKPNIILILADDMGYSDIGCYGGEMDTPNLDRLAAQGLRYTQFYNTARCCPTRASLLTGMNPHQVDIGHMAHFDDDLDGYRGDLSKQCVTIAEVLKQGGYNTYLSGKWHVCKQLLEEHGDGSNWPCERGFDRFYGITGGAASYYDPPTLTQDRKNIDPPQDSDYYFTDDVSDHACQFIREHKENDSDKPFFLYTAYTAPHWPLHAKKEDIEKYKGRFSEGWDVLREQRLKRMEDIGIVKPDTELTKRDSTQPDWGDTKDKAWQERRMEVYAAQVDSMDQGIGRMLDALEEQGELENTLILFLSDNGACAEEIFDTFFPYEKPSGEGRAKPLSCRAHTRDGRVMQHGNDPQVMPGDETNFQSYGVAWANLSNTPFREYKHFVHEGGIATPLVAHWPKGFESRGELRHQTGQLMDIMATIVDVSGAEWPKERDGLSIQPQEGSSLRTTFDSQISDRPPLAWEHEGNCAYRDGKWKLVKRWDRESWELYDMEVDRTELNDLSADQPELHKELLDKYHTWAKRVGVIPWDKIEAGRNAQGIYTDWMPHPHD
- a CDS encoding sulfatase-like hydrolase/transferase translates to MYRFLLILLTLCTSIAFGTEKPNVVFIIVDDLNDMPLQPDGKPLVPTPNIDRLKAQGVAFTNAHTNDPLCAPSRASMLFGLYPQTTSLYWFEEWRQNGIYKESVSLHDNLRDGGYSVYGTGKIYHGGQNGLFDEFGHYGDVGPWPWDGQSTNFRLAHPQQMYLYEGPDSDMDYQWEHVFGPLSQTPVWEADPPKNIPGYIGWRLFGKPYKYNGPDDRDLMADELGAQWSAEVISREHDKPFALFTGLIRTHTPLYAPDDYFDRFPLDSIELPKVDPNDLDDVSSALGNEELYGFRRYKMLFRHEDKDLFRKWLQAYMACVSFVDDQVGTILDAIEASPHRDNTIVFFTSDHGFHVGEKNFLYKGSLWEPGTRIPLVVAGVPGMAQGVECDRPVSLIDIYPTFNELLSLNAHPNAYGNGYELEGHSLMPFLKNPENGSWSGPDVAITTIPGKNHMLHQVYEGSLYPHFSVRSKDWRYSLASTGEEELYHHVNDPFEWKNLAHDPAHAVIKASLKSQLVELRDGERWNSLEQLNTWTMPSGIGEYSQRRGEIRLSGAASFELATMDDYEHFEFEAGVRTSSDNAFRIAYRGGSGDGISTPVAGSDEASWSKFQNGEWNRYRIRVHNGRHQLWINNRYVSDYVEESSASEGPIRILFNGGADVQIRSARVRAL